Genomic window (Takifugu rubripes chromosome 1, fTakRub1.2, whole genome shotgun sequence):
TGGACTCATGAATGGGCGCAAGTCAGAGAATGAGTCCTGGCAGGAGGGGATTTACCCAATGAACTGTGCTCCAGATGTTATATCTGTGAGCAAAGCCGGAATGACAGCTGCTCTACCCCCTACAGATGTGTCGGCTAGCGTAGGCAGCTCCCCAGGGGTGGCCAGCAGCTTGTCTGAGCCAAACTATTCTAGCAGTAACTGTGGGAGCCACACAGCCACTACTCTCCACTCGGGCCTCTCCTCTCAGGAATATACTGCCAGCTTCAATGGTTCCTACCTGCATTCTAGCTACAGTGGTCAAAGTACCCCAGccctcccttccccccacccATCCCCACTGCACAGTTCTGGACTCTTACAaccaccgccaccacctcccCCCGCCTTAGTTCCAAGCTATAACACTGGGTCCCCAAACCTTCCCAACTACAATTATCCTCCAACAGGGTATCCTTCACAGACGGCTGTTGGCCCTAGTTATAGCCCCGGGGGAgcacctcctccttctgcctATCTGCCGTCCGGTATTGCAGCTCCGACTCCAATCCCCCCCGCAACTATGTCTGGATATTCCTACCAAGCCCATAATCATGCACCGATTGCACCAACACCTTTGAACGGCAGCACATCCAACTCGTTAAAACGAAAAGCTTTCTACATGAGTGGACATGGAGATATGGACCCCAGCTTTGGCAATTTCAGCTATAACCAACAGCGTTCTTCACAGAGCCCTATGTACAGGACGGGAGATAGTGGCGTCTCAGACTCAAACAGAGGCAACAGTTTTGACAGAAACACCGAGGCTTCGTCTTTGGCGTTCAAGCCATCCAAACAGCCAATGGCATCTGATCAACAGAGAAAATTTATCATACACTCCGGCAGAGCATTGACTCCACCATCCTATGCCTCATCTAAAAGTTCTGGTGAGTCCTACGCCAAATTTGGATCCCCCATCATGACTGAACAAACTGATGAGCACAGACAGCACATCTCTCACCCCCTCACAGGTCCTGACATAGGAACGGCTACCTCGTCAATCCATGCTGCAGAGGAACAACTGAAGAACAGTGACTCCAACCTAGTGGAGATGGTAACCACAGAAATCCTTCAGCAAGGGCCTCCAGTGGACTGGGCTGACATCGCTGGTCTGGATATGGCCAAAGCCGCCATCAAAGAGGAAATACTATGGCCCATTTTAAGGCCAGACATGTTTAGTGGGCTTACCACGTTACCGAGGAGCCTCCTATTATTTGGACCTCAGGGAACAGGTAGAACGCTGCTGGCCCACTGCATGGCCAGCCAACTAGGGGCTGCTTTCTTGCAGGTCAACAGCTCAGCACTAGTGACCAAGTGGTTAGGGGAAGGTGACAAGATCATCCAGGCATCCTTCCTGGTTGCTCGGTGTCGCCAGCCAGCCGTGGTGTTCATCAAAGAGGTAGACCTTCTGCTTTCGGCTCAGCTTAGCAAAGAGAGCCCAGTGAACCGCCTCAAGGCTGAGCTGCTCATGCAGCTGGACAGTATTTTGACCTCAGCCGAGGACCATGTCCTCGTGGTCTGCTCTACAAATAAACCAGAAGATATCCCAGAGTCCTTGCGGAGGTACTTTACCAAGCGACTGCTCATCCCCTTGCCTGACGGGACAGCACGACACCAGATCATCAGCCAACTGCTCTCACAGCACAACTACTGTCTCAGTGACAAAGAGATGTCACTACTGGTTCAAAGGACAGAGGGTTTTTCAGGACTGGATGTAGTCCAGCTCTGTCAAGAAGCTGCGGTAGGTCCCCTTCACGGTATTCCCAGTTCCGACTTGTCGGCAATCCATCCCAATCAGATGAGACCAGTCTCGTATCAAGACTTTGACAATGTGTTCTGCAAATTCCAGCCTAGCATATCGCAAAAAGAACTTGACACATACACGGAGTGGAATAAGATGTTTGGCTGTAGTCAATGAGGGTGGCCCATCGAACAAAAAAGTCGAATAAACCTAATCCTTGTTTGGCCTTCAGCGGTGACCTGAACATAGAAAGTTAAAGATTTGAAGACTTTAGACACCCGACAGTCTGGACATCAGATACTAGTGTAAATGAAATGCTTTATGTGGCTGATGCCATATGGTCACAACTCAAACATCCCAGTGGAGACACCTCTTGTtttgtatatacacatatatataaatatatctacATACTATTCTGCTCGATATTTAGTTGCTATCAAGTGCCTGAGATGGtgctgttggattttttttcttacaatCTTCATAGGTGACATGTGCTAATAtagaaaaagctttaaaatgagacaaaaaaaaacttgcttCTCCTTCTTCATTTGGGTCCGTGTTCTACcgctgtgtctgtttttgtgctttctGTGAACAGTCGTGGTTAATTTCAGCTAAATTAAATTTATCCACACCCCCACAGCTGTATTTCATCACCTCACGCAGGTTTTACATACGTGTAAATCTTTGACCTAATAATGACATTGATGTTTTGTTCATTTTCGGGTGCTGTACAATCTTTTCCACCATTGAAGAACTCATCATTTTACAAGGACAGTTACAATTTTCCACAAATATCTTCAATCAGAATAATAAAATGAGTATGTAATTGCTGTTAAAATATTGCTAGTGCTAATTTACAGTGTTCCACATACATGTACATTTGTTTGATGTTCTCTATTTGCTAAACTCAGGAATGTGATGATAATAATATGTATTGTACCTCATAAGCTTTTGTCAAGGCACTACAAGAGCATTTGCATGACATTGTCATTTCCACCATTAAACCACGTGAGGCTTTATAATACCTCAGAAACTTTCAAACGAGAAGAGAGGATTCCTGTGATGAATGTATGTGAGTATTCCTGGTGTATTTACAGGACTAAAGGTCCTCTGTttggttcttcatcctctttATTTCAGCTGCAGATGACGCAAGGAGAAACTGGAAAGACAAACATCTTTCGCCGTTGAGGGTGACAATGGCCCGGAGCTATTTCATTTCATCCCGCCGCAGTTTTACCATTAATGGGAAACTGAGGATTACGTATCGCCCAAGTTGCTTTTTCTACCTCCAATGTTATCAATCGGGGGGAAATGATTTCACGTTGACAGCTACGTTTCAGCACACGCTCTTCTTGTTGAGTGAGAAACCTTTGGAAAACACCCAACAGTAAATTCTGTTAGCTACACTGATCTGAGATCTCACCAGTTTTTCCCACCGTTTAAAGGGGAATACCACTAATTATAGAGTTGGAGATACACTGTGTCTTAAATATGGTTTATTGTGCATTAACTACCAATTTGGAATTTGTCAAGTAGAGTTTTTTGTTTATATTatttttcaatttgaaaaagacCCTGTTGGACAATTCAGTCTATTCATTCATATTCACAGTAACAAATTAAGTGATATCCCGACACGAACAGCTGTTTAGATTGTGGCTTAGATTGTGGTTTATTAGTTTACTTTGTACATTAATTAACATCTTAATctgcacatttttttctttgttttttttcaccaaTTAAAGGGTGGACACTAACAGTTGAATTGGCAAGTATAAACCTCATTGACTATCTTACAATCCTCTGAGTAGTAAAGCCAGAAAGATACTAGCAAGCTGTGTTTTTATCTGCATCTTCTCACTCCCTTCTTCACAAATAATGGCGCTTGGTCAGAGCCAGCT
Coding sequences:
- the fign gene encoding fidgetin isoform X2, whose product is MQWTPEHTQWAEQHFDISSTTRSPAHKVEAYRGHLQRTYQYAWANDDISALTASNLLKKYAEKYSGILEGPNERALLCSYSDSTTGLMNGRKSENESWQEGIYPMNCAPDVISVSKAGMTAALPPTDVSASVGSSPGVASSLSEPNYSSSNCGSHTATTLHSGLSSQEYTASFNGSYLHSSYSGQSTPALPSPHPSPLHSSGLLQPPPPPPPALVPSYNTGSPNLPNYNYPPTGYPSQTAVGPSYSPGGAPPPSAYLPSGIAAPTPIPPATMSGYSYQAHNHAPIAPTPLNGSTSNSLKRKAFYMSGHGDMDPSFGNFSYNQQRSSQSPMYRTGDSGVSDSNRGNSFDRNTEASSLAFKPSKQPMASDQQRKFIIHSGRALTPPSYASSKSSGESYAKFGSPIMTEQTDEHRQHISHPLTGPDIGTATSSIHAAEEQLKNSDSNLVEMVTTEILQQGPPVDWADIAGLDMAKAAIKEEILWPILRPDMFSGLTTLPRSLLLFGPQGTGRTLLAHCMASQLGAAFLQVNSSALVTKWLGEGDKIIQASFLVARCRQPAVVFIKEVDLLLSAQLSKESPVNRLKAELLMQLDSILTSAEDHVLVVCSTNKPEDIPESLRRYFTKRLLIPLPDGTARHQIISQLLSQHNYCLSDKEMSLLVQRTEGFSGLDVVQLCQEAAVGPLHGIPSSDLSAIHPNQMRPVSYQDFDNVFCKFQPSISQKELDTYTEWNKMFGCSQ
- the fign gene encoding fidgetin isoform X3 — encoded protein: MITSTSIYGLKMQWTPEHTQWAEQHFDISSTTRSPAHKVEAYRGHLQRTYQYAWANDDISALTASNLLKKYAEKYSGILEGPNERALLCSYSDSTTGLMNGRKSENESWQEGIYPMNCAPDVISVSKAGMTAALPPTDVSASVGSSPGVASSLSEPNYSSSNCGSHTATTLHSGLSSQEYTASFNGSYLHSSYSGQSTPALPSPHPSPLHSSGLLQPPPPPPPALVPSYNTGSPNLPNYNYPPTGYPSQTAVGPSYSPGGAPPPSAYLPSGIAAPTPIPPATMSGYSYQAHNHAPIAPTPLNGSTSNSLKRKAFYMSGHGDMDPSFGNFSYNQQRSSQSPMYRTGDSGVSDSNRGNSFDRNTEASSLAFKPSKQPMASDQQRKFIIHSGRALTPPSYASSKSSGPDIGTATSSIHAAEEQLKNSDSNLVEMVTTEILQQGPPVDWADIAGLDMAKAAIKEEILWPILRPDMFSGLTTLPRSLLLFGPQGTGRTLLAHCMASQLGAAFLQVNSSALVTKWLGEGDKIIQASFLVARCRQPAVVFIKEVDLLLSAQLSKESPVNRLKAELLMQLDSILTSAEDHVLVVCSTNKPEDIPESLRRYFTKRLLIPLPDGTARHQIISQLLSQHNYCLSDKEMSLLVQRTEGFSGLDVVQLCQEAAVGPLHGIPSSDLSAIHPNQMRPVSYQDFDNVFCKFQPSISQKELDTYTEWNKMFGCSQ
- the fign gene encoding fidgetin isoform X1 — its product is MITSTSIYGLKMQWTPEHTQWAEQHFDISSTTRSPAHKVEAYRGHLQRTYQYAWANDDISALTASNLLKKYAEKYSGILEGPNERALLCSYSDSTTGLMNGRKSENESWQEGIYPMNCAPDVISVSKAGMTAALPPTDVSASVGSSPGVASSLSEPNYSSSNCGSHTATTLHSGLSSQEYTASFNGSYLHSSYSGQSTPALPSPHPSPLHSSGLLQPPPPPPPALVPSYNTGSPNLPNYNYPPTGYPSQTAVGPSYSPGGAPPPSAYLPSGIAAPTPIPPATMSGYSYQAHNHAPIAPTPLNGSTSNSLKRKAFYMSGHGDMDPSFGNFSYNQQRSSQSPMYRTGDSGVSDSNRGNSFDRNTEASSLAFKPSKQPMASDQQRKFIIHSGRALTPPSYASSKSSGESYAKFGSPIMTEQTDEHRQHISHPLTGPDIGTATSSIHAAEEQLKNSDSNLVEMVTTEILQQGPPVDWADIAGLDMAKAAIKEEILWPILRPDMFSGLTTLPRSLLLFGPQGTGRTLLAHCMASQLGAAFLQVNSSALVTKWLGEGDKIIQASFLVARCRQPAVVFIKEVDLLLSAQLSKESPVNRLKAELLMQLDSILTSAEDHVLVVCSTNKPEDIPESLRRYFTKRLLIPLPDGTARHQIISQLLSQHNYCLSDKEMSLLVQRTEGFSGLDVVQLCQEAAVGPLHGIPSSDLSAIHPNQMRPVSYQDFDNVFCKFQPSISQKELDTYTEWNKMFGCSQ